Proteins co-encoded in one Arthrobacter alpinus genomic window:
- a CDS encoding serine/threonine protein kinase, producing MDVFGNSFGSSLGSPASKSVLPHWPPRISGFDPVRSLGGGSQGQVWLMSPHDGSGAVAAKFLTPDAISEGGVRAGDPSRHNESQITQEWQLVTQFRHEHLIPVHRLLVDDRGELVLIMEFAAGGSLSQIVRARGPLSVGEVVTILTPIGQLLAFLHGRGAVHGDVSSGNVLISASGKPFLADFGCSRLLGQAPGELAGTPGFYCPSDRRRDDSSDVYALAAVGWFALTGQPPPITRERPPLASQVVDVPRELVAALEAGLQEDPVQRPAAAALAQAVFRSARAESIILANAVHPSVLPELPTRRGVQRKLKVRSGNQLGNRRRFVGRKGGGDADGVPMKRLSGFGRRRRVKGLAPLWGSADTTRSAGRHSGRRSALRSESGAADRTAERPGPSTAGRPIAGAPGSSSRVRGRAAAWIIGILGLCAAVLGISVASGGWSGTGDNETSSLPGSGGSESLTQTAPLPPAWASALPPKIQRGLMATAPQEALSALAWTRSFALSNRDQELLNHINAVGSPVLAADTAIVTALDATGHGFTGLEFTVEKVHSSHVTNPVSGSDADGNVSRTLQATIVTSSFAEQDANGAVVHNQPQEQRQELRFVLVKADSRWAIQQILESEPIPDGKNQEKAGAQK from the coding sequence ATGGACGTCTTTGGCAATTCATTCGGCAGCTCACTTGGTAGCCCGGCTAGCAAATCAGTGCTTCCGCACTGGCCCCCGCGTATCTCCGGCTTTGATCCAGTACGTAGTTTGGGTGGCGGATCGCAGGGACAAGTGTGGCTCATGTCCCCGCATGATGGATCTGGCGCTGTGGCGGCGAAGTTTTTGACGCCGGACGCTATCTCCGAGGGTGGTGTTCGGGCAGGCGACCCGTCACGTCATAATGAGAGTCAGATCACGCAAGAATGGCAACTCGTTACGCAGTTCCGGCACGAACACCTCATCCCGGTCCACCGGCTCCTTGTGGATGATCGTGGGGAGCTTGTCCTCATTATGGAGTTCGCGGCAGGCGGTTCCTTGAGCCAAATTGTGCGTGCACGTGGGCCTTTGTCTGTGGGTGAAGTTGTCACCATCTTGACGCCGATCGGGCAGCTGTTGGCGTTCCTGCATGGACGAGGTGCTGTTCACGGTGATGTTTCCAGTGGCAATGTCCTGATCAGTGCCAGCGGAAAGCCCTTCCTTGCCGATTTTGGCTGCAGCCGTTTGCTGGGACAGGCGCCGGGGGAGCTAGCGGGTACGCCAGGCTTCTACTGTCCCTCGGATAGGCGGCGTGATGACTCCTCTGATGTCTATGCATTAGCCGCCGTCGGGTGGTTCGCCCTCACGGGACAACCTCCTCCGATCACCCGCGAGCGTCCGCCACTGGCCAGCCAAGTTGTTGATGTTCCTCGTGAGCTGGTGGCAGCACTAGAAGCTGGCCTGCAGGAGGATCCCGTGCAGCGACCCGCGGCAGCTGCCTTGGCCCAAGCTGTGTTTCGCAGTGCTCGGGCTGAATCGATCATCTTGGCGAACGCTGTGCATCCGAGCGTCCTGCCTGAATTGCCCACCCGGCGTGGTGTGCAGCGAAAGCTGAAGGTTCGCAGCGGGAATCAGCTCGGTAATCGGCGCAGATTTGTGGGCCGAAAAGGTGGCGGTGATGCCGATGGCGTACCCATGAAACGGCTTAGCGGGTTTGGCCGGCGGAGAAGGGTCAAGGGTCTGGCGCCGCTGTGGGGGAGTGCAGACACTACTCGGAGCGCAGGAAGGCATTCCGGTAGACGCTCGGCCCTGCGTTCTGAATCTGGGGCAGCTGATAGGACAGCTGAACGGCCGGGCCCCAGTACCGCCGGAAGGCCCATCGCCGGAGCCCCGGGTTCGTCCAGTAGAGTCCGTGGGCGAGCAGCTGCCTGGATTATTGGGATTCTGGGGTTATGTGCTGCAGTACTGGGAATTTCCGTGGCTAGCGGTGGGTGGTCTGGAACCGGAGACAATGAGACATCCTCCCTGCCAGGTTCGGGCGGTTCAGAGTCCCTGACTCAAACAGCGCCGCTGCCACCCGCGTGGGCATCGGCACTGCCACCAAAGATCCAACGAGGGCTCATGGCCACAGCGCCGCAGGAGGCCCTCAGCGCGCTAGCCTGGACCCGGTCCTTTGCGCTCTCGAATCGTGATCAGGAACTTCTGAACCACATCAACGCCGTAGGATCACCGGTTTTAGCGGCAGACACGGCTATCGTCACCGCGTTGGACGCTACCGGACATGGTTTTACGGGGTTGGAATTCACAGTAGAAAAGGTGCACAGCAGTCATGTCACTAATCCGGTCTCCGGAAGCGATGCAGATGGGAACGTGTCAAGAACACTGCAGGCCACCATCGTCACCAGCTCCTTTGCAGAACAGGACGCTAACGGAGCGGTGGTGCACAATCAGCCTCAGGAGCAGCGTCAAGAGCTGAGATTCGTCCTTGTCAAAGCGGATTCCCGATGGGCCATCCAGCAAATCCTGGAATCCGAGCCCATACCGGATGGGAAGAATCAGGAAAAGGCGGGGGCGCAAAAATAG